A region of Coleofasciculaceae cyanobacterium DNA encodes the following proteins:
- a CDS encoding transposase produces the protein YLPPYSPDLNKIERWWSVLKTWIKQRIKEFETVRECVDAAFKKCQTRDMRNAII, from the coding sequence TACCTGCCTCCCTACTCTCCAGATTTGAATAAAATTGAGCGTTGGTGGTCTGTTCTTAAAACCTGGATCAAGCAGAGAATTAAAGAATTTGAGACAGTAAGAGAATGTGTTGATGCCGCTTTCAAAAAATGTCAAACACGTGATATGCGTAATGCTATAATTTAA